In a single window of the Buchnera aphidicola (Aphis gossypii) genome:
- the rluD gene encoding 23S rRNA pseudouridine(1911/1915/1917) synthase RluD, giving the protein MKKKEISGLAPYSSVLGKRLDQTISKLFPQYSRSCLKNWILMNLVYVNGKIEKNPDKKILGGEIITIYPIAKKIRSNLPEKISLNIIYEDNNLLVINKSPGLVVHPGSGNDTGTVLNGLLYHYKNSKYLPRCGIVHRLDKNTSGLMVIAKTVFAYYYLVQLLKDKKIIREYQAIVKGNMISGGIINCPIMRNPKQRISMIVHSSGKPAVTHYKIIQRFKFYTHLLLRLETGRTHQIRTHMLHINYPLLGDPLYNGINYSNNYLEKKCFYANKTFSRQALHAHYIEFLNPVTKNVMNFKIDLPQDMKDLILDLEKEL; this is encoded by the coding sequence TTGAAAAAAAAAGAAATAAGTGGACTAGCGCCTTATTCTTCAGTTTTAGGAAAGAGATTAGATCAAACTATTTCTAAATTATTTCCACAGTATTCTCGTTCTTGCCTTAAGAACTGGATTCTTATGAATCTTGTATATGTTAATGGTAAAATAGAGAAAAATCCTGATAAAAAAATATTAGGAGGTGAAATAATTACTATTTATCCAATTGCTAAAAAAATTCGATCTAATTTACCAGAAAAAATTTCTTTAAATATTATATATGAAGATAATAATTTGTTAGTTATCAATAAATCCCCTGGTTTAGTTGTGCATCCTGGATCCGGAAATGATACTGGTACAGTTTTGAATGGATTATTATATCATTATAAAAATAGCAAATATTTACCTCGTTGCGGAATTGTTCACCGATTAGATAAAAATACAAGTGGCTTGATGGTTATAGCAAAAACAGTTTTTGCGTATTATTATTTAGTGCAATTGTTAAAAGATAAAAAAATAATTCGAGAATATCAGGCTATTGTTAAAGGAAATATGATTTCTGGAGGGATTATTAATTGCCCTATAATGCGGAATCCTAAACAAAGAATATCTATGATAGTACATTCATCAGGAAAACCTGCTGTCACGCATTATAAAATAATTCAGCGTTTTAAATTTTATACACATCTTTTATTAAGATTAGAAACAGGTCGAACTCATCAAATTCGAACACATATGTTACATATTAATTATCCTTTATTAGGAGATCCATTATATAACGGGATTAACTATTCTAATAATTATCTAGAAAAAAAGTGTTTTTATGCAAATAAAACTTTTTCTCGTCAAGCACTACATGCTCATTATATTGAATTTTTAAATCCTGTTACTAAAAATGTGATGAATTTTAAAATTGATTTGCCTCAAGATATGAAAGATCTCATTTTAGATTTAGAAAAAGAGCTATAA
- the rpsI gene encoding 30S ribosomal protein S9 codes for MMKIQNYGTGRRKSSSARVFLRPGTGKIVVNKRLLNNYFGRETSCMIVRQPLELIEMINNFDFYITVKGGGISGQAGAIRQGITRALMNYNPLLRSELRKSGFVTRDSRQVERKKVGFRKSRKRIQFSKR; via the coding sequence ATGATGAAAATTCAAAATTATGGAACTGGACGTCGAAAAAGTTCTTCTGCTAGAGTATTTTTAAGGCCGGGAACAGGGAAAATAGTTGTAAATAAACGTTTATTAAATAATTATTTTGGCCGAGAAACTTCCTGTATGATTGTTCGTCAACCTTTAGAATTAATAGAGATGATAAACAATTTTGATTTTTATATTACAGTAAAAGGTGGAGGAATTTCTGGACAAGCTGGTGCAATTAGACAAGGTATTACTCGTGCTTTAATGAATTATAATCCATTATTACGTAGTGAATTGAGAAAGTCTGGATTTGTTACACGTGATTCACGACAAGTAGAGCGTAAAAAAGTAGGTTTTCGTAAATCTAGAAAAAGAATACAATTTTCTAAACGTTAA
- the fis gene encoding DNA-binding transcriptional regulator Fis: MSENLIDTKFLVNYTKDNQNIKKPLRLLIKKSLENYLLNLDNTKYINNLYPLILSELEQPLLDVMMQYTRGNQTKAALMMGINRSTLRKKLKKYGMN; this comes from the coding sequence ATGTCAGAAAATTTAATAGATACAAAATTTTTAGTAAATTATACTAAAGATAATCAAAATATAAAAAAACCTTTACGTTTATTAATTAAAAAGTCTTTAGAAAATTATTTATTAAATTTAGATAATACTAAATATATCAATAATTTATATCCATTAATATTATCTGAATTAGAACAACCATTGTTAGATGTAATGATGCAGTATACACGTGGAAACCAAACAAAAGCTGCTTTAATGATGGGTATAAATCGAAGCACGTTACGAAAAAAATTAAAAAAGTATGGTATGAATTAA
- the rpsP gene encoding 30S ribosomal protein S16 has protein sequence MVKIRLARYGNKKRPFYKIVVADSRFSRDGRFIEQLGYFNPLSKDTATSLKININRIIYWKKNGAHLSDRSKKLIQLFEKNKEKL, from the coding sequence ATGGTAAAAATTCGATTAGCTCGATATGGAAATAAAAAACGTCCTTTTTACAAAATAGTAGTAGCAGATAGTCGGTTTTCTAGAGATGGTCGTTTCATTGAACAATTAGGCTACTTTAATCCATTATCAAAAGATACAGCTACTTCTCTAAAAATAAATATTAATCGCATTATATATTGGAAAAAAAATGGAGCACATCTTTCAGATCGATCAAAAAAACTAATTCAATTATTTGAAAAAAATAAGGAAAAATTATAA
- the rplU gene encoding 50S ribosomal protein L21, translated as MYAVFLSGGKQYRVKKNQVIHIEKLNCLTGSTVEFENILMISNKNKIEIGNPFLNGVKVKAFVENHGRSKKIKVIKFNRRKHYKKQQGHRQHFTSVKIIDINHIEK; from the coding sequence ATGTATGCAGTTTTTTTAAGTGGTGGAAAACAATATCGAGTTAAAAAAAATCAAGTGATTCATATAGAAAAATTAAATTGTCTAACTGGATCAACAGTAGAATTTGAAAATATTTTAATGATTTCAAACAAAAATAAAATAGAAATAGGAAATCCTTTTTTAAATGGCGTCAAAGTGAAGGCATTTGTCGAAAATCATGGGAGATCTAAAAAGATTAAAGTAATAAAATTCAATCGTCGTAAACATTATAAAAAACAGCAAGGACATCGTCAACATTTTACTAGTGTAAAAATTATAGATATTAACCATATAGAGAAATAA
- a CDS encoding chorismate mutase, translating to MLSKNDLLNFRHKINNIDKKIVILLEKRKKLVLDIAKSKIQNNQPIRDINREKNLLSNLANLGRKKNLNTNYIKRLFTLIIEESVLTQKTLLEEFKNQKNENKTVISFLGSEGSYSHLAASKYGKHNIKKIIRRKCSNFEEVIQSVKNNESHYAILPIENSCSGPINEIFNILKNINLFIVGEIYVDINHCLLAIEKIELNTIKKIYSHSQPFKQCSNFINQFPNWKIEYTNSTTDAMKKIIQGNEKTNAVLGSEIGSKIYKLKILCKNISNIKNNITRFICLSKKPFKINSDQQLKTTIIFILKKETEEISKIIFSLEQKKIIVKILTFYDINKKEKIFYLDIEKKISCNTIQEIFNKIQRISKFIKILGCYPSENKTPF from the coding sequence ATGTTGTCTAAAAATGATTTATTAAATTTTCGTCATAAAATTAACAATATTGATAAAAAAATAGTTATATTACTTGAAAAAAGAAAAAAATTAGTATTAGACATTGCTAAGTCTAAAATACAAAATAATCAACCGATACGCGATATAAATCGCGAAAAAAATTTATTATCTAATTTAGCTAATTTAGGAAGAAAAAAAAATTTAAATACTAATTACATAAAACGTTTATTTACGTTAATTATTGAAGAATCTGTACTTACTCAAAAAACCTTATTAGAAGAATTTAAAAATCAAAAAAATGAAAATAAAACTGTTATTTCTTTTCTTGGTTCCGAAGGATCTTATTCACATCTTGCTGCATCTAAATATGGAAAACATAATATAAAAAAAATTATTAGAAGAAAATGCTCAAATTTTGAAGAAGTTATTCAATCAGTAAAAAATAATGAATCACATTATGCTATCTTACCAATAGAAAATAGTTGCTCTGGTCCTATCAATGAAATATTTAACATTTTAAAAAATATAAATTTATTTATTGTGGGAGAAATTTATGTTGATATAAATCATTGTTTATTAGCAATAGAAAAAATTGAACTTAATACTATTAAAAAAATATACAGTCATTCCCAACCATTTAAACAATGTAGTAATTTTATTAACCAATTTCCAAATTGGAAGATTGAATATACTAATAGTACAACTGACGCAATGAAAAAAATTATTCAAGGCAATGAAAAAACTAATGCTGTTTTAGGAAGTGAAATAGGAAGTAAAATTTATAAATTAAAAATTTTATGCAAAAATATATCAAATATAAAAAATAATATAACTAGATTTATTTGTTTATCAAAAAAGCCTTTTAAAATTAATTCAGATCAACAATTGAAAACTACAATAATATTTATTTTAAAAAAAGAAACAGAAGAAATTTCTAAAATTATTTTCAGTTTAGAACAAAAAAAAATAATTGTAAAAATATTAACTTTTTATGATATTAATAAAAAAGAAAAAATATTTTATCTTGATATTGAAAAAAAAATATCATGCAATACAATACAAGAAATTTTTAATAAAATCCAAAGAATTAGCAAATTTATTAAAATATTAGGTTGTTATCCTAGTGAAAATAAAACACCTTTTTAA
- the cgtA gene encoding Obg family GTPase CgtA: MKFIDQTVIEVIGGNGGNGCVHFRREKYIPKGGPDGGDGGDGGNVWIKSNNNLNTLIDFRFKKKFQAEHGTNGLKRNCSGKKGNDITIYVPVGTKIINYQTREIIYDLIKDRQKILIAKGGWHGLGNFRFKSSINRTPQQRTLGLIGEKRHIQLELLLIADVGTLGMPNAGKSTLVKNISGAKTKISDYPFTTLNPILGSVKINNEKFIIADIPGIIQGASKGKGLGIHFLKHLERCKILLHIVDLLPLDYSDPIENIKYVLYELKQYSTKLYNKPRLLIFNKIDLMKTSQINTFVKRIKNDLNIKEPYYFISSLQKTGIKKLCSDILDYLKK, translated from the coding sequence ATGAAATTCATCGACCAAACTGTTATAGAAGTCATTGGAGGGAACGGAGGAAATGGATGTGTTCATTTCAGACGAGAAAAATATATTCCTAAAGGAGGTCCAGATGGTGGAGATGGCGGAGATGGTGGTAATGTTTGGATAAAATCAAACAATAACTTAAATACTCTTATAGATTTTAGATTTAAAAAAAAATTCCAAGCAGAACACGGCACAAATGGATTAAAAAGAAACTGCTCTGGAAAAAAAGGAAATGATATTACTATATATGTCCCGGTTGGAACTAAGATCATTAACTATCAAACACGTGAAATAATATATGATTTAATTAAAGATAGACAAAAAATACTTATTGCAAAAGGAGGCTGGCATGGGTTAGGTAATTTTAGATTTAAATCTTCAATTAATAGGACACCACAACAAAGAACGCTAGGACTAATAGGAGAAAAAAGACATATACAATTAGAATTATTATTAATAGCAGATGTAGGCACATTAGGAATGCCAAACGCTGGAAAATCAACTTTAGTAAAAAATATATCTGGTGCTAAAACAAAAATTTCAGATTATCCATTCACTACACTAAATCCAATTTTAGGTAGTGTTAAAATTAACAATGAAAAATTTATAATAGCAGATATTCCAGGTATAATTCAAGGTGCATCTAAAGGAAAAGGATTAGGAATCCATTTCTTAAAACACTTAGAAAGATGCAAAATATTACTTCATATCGTTGATTTGCTTCCTTTAGACTATTCTGATCCAATAGAAAATATTAAATACGTATTATATGAATTAAAACAGTATAGTACGAAATTATATAACAAACCAAGACTCTTAATTTTTAATAAAATTGATTTGATGAAAACCTCACAAATTAATACGTTTGTAAAAAGAATAAAAAACGATTTAAACATAAAAGAACCATATTATTTTATTTCTTCTTTACAAAAAACAGGAATAAAAAAATTATGTTCCGATATTCTAGATTATTTAAAAAAATAA
- the aroQ gene encoding type II 3-dehydroquinate dehydratase, with product MKKKINVLLINGPNLNLLGTREPNLYGYETLTDLIKKLIKKSEKLNISLSHTQSNAEHKLIETIHSAQKNNINYIIINPAAFTHTSIAIRDALIAVSIPFIEIHISNIYSRENFRSHSWFSDISQGVITGLGLEGYYWALKTISKRCSIKK from the coding sequence ATGAAAAAAAAAATAAATGTTTTACTAATAAATGGTCCAAATCTAAATCTTTTAGGAACTAGAGAACCCAATCTATATGGATACGAAACTTTAACAGATTTAATAAAAAAATTGATAAAAAAATCAGAAAAGTTAAATATATCGTTAAGTCATACACAATCTAACGCAGAACATAAATTAATTGAAACAATACACTCTGCTCAAAAAAATAATATTAATTATATTATAATTAATCCAGCTGCTTTTACACATACTAGTATAGCAATAAGAGACGCGTTGATTGCTGTTTCTATTCCATTTATTGAAATTCATATTTCTAATATTTATAGCAGAGAAAACTTTCGTTCTCATTCATGGTTTTCGGATATATCGCAAGGCGTGATTACAGGGTTAGGTTTAGAGGGTTATTATTGGGCATTAAAAACAATATCTAAAAGATGCTCAATAAAAAAATAA
- the rplM gene encoding 50S ribosomal protein L13, which yields MKTFSIKEKNIKRDWFYVDATNKVLGRLASALSLRLRGKHKAQYTPHLDVGDYIIVLNASKVLVTGKKKSKKLYYHHTGYIGGIKKLTFEEVMSKNPEKIITIAVKGMLPKGPLGRLMLKKLKVFSDEKHNHIAQCPQFLNI from the coding sequence ATGAAAACTTTTTCAATTAAAGAAAAAAACATCAAGAGAGATTGGTTTTATGTTGATGCTACTAATAAAGTACTTGGAAGGCTCGCCAGTGCTTTATCCTTGCGTCTTAGAGGCAAGCATAAAGCTCAATATACGCCACATCTTGATGTTGGAGACTATATTATAGTTTTAAATGCTTCTAAAGTATTAGTTACAGGAAAAAAGAAAAGTAAAAAACTGTATTATCATCATACAGGTTATATTGGTGGAATAAAAAAACTTACATTTGAAGAAGTTATGTCAAAAAATCCTGAAAAAATTATTACAATAGCAGTGAAAGGAATGCTTCCGAAAGGACCTTTAGGGCGATTGATGCTAAAAAAATTAAAAGTTTTTTCCGATGAAAAACATAATCATATAGCACAATGTCCTCAATTTTTAAATATTTAA
- the tldD gene encoding metalloprotease TldD, producing MTLELVSESLLTSNKLNRQDLFEILEDISNHGLDYGDLYFQSRICESWILENRIIKEGFCHFDQGVGIRAISGEKTGFSYTDEISIEAVRKSAKIAKNIINAKEKQIKLKTFMDQKKSSFYDILNPLKKFTSSEKINLLHRVDHVARQSDSRVVQVNASLSGSYEKILVVSTDGNLSTDIRPLVEFTVSVLVEERGKIERGRSGGGSRTNYNFFLKKDDFFEEMRIDYWTKEAVRIALLNLSSKEAPSGTFPVVLGSGWPGVLLHEAVGHGLEGDFNRKGTSVFTNMIGKKVASELCTIIDDGTIKNQRGSLNIDDEGVVGQYNVLIENGILKKYMQDKLNARLMGTESTGNGRRQSYSHLPMPRMTNTYMLAGTSKIEDIIKSIDYGIYAVNFSGGQVDITSGQFVFSTSEAFLVKQGKILTPIKNTTLIGSGLEVMKKISMVGNDLKMDQGMGMCGKEGQNIPVGIGQPSVKVDQLTIGGTI from the coding sequence ATGACATTGGAATTAGTTAGTGAATCATTGTTGACTTCAAATAAATTAAATCGTCAGGATCTTTTTGAGATATTAGAAGATATATCTAATCATGGTTTAGATTATGGAGATTTGTATTTTCAATCACGTATTTGTGAATCTTGGATTTTAGAAAATCGCATTATTAAAGAAGGATTTTGTCATTTCGATCAAGGCGTTGGTATCAGAGCCATTTCTGGAGAAAAGACAGGATTTTCATATACAGATGAAATATCCATAGAAGCTGTTAGAAAAAGCGCTAAAATAGCAAAAAATATAATTAATGCAAAAGAGAAACAAATAAAACTAAAAACTTTTATGGATCAAAAGAAAAGTTCTTTTTATGATATTTTAAATCCGTTAAAAAAATTTACTTCTAGTGAAAAAATTAATCTACTTCACAGGGTAGATCATGTTGCTAGACAATCTGATAGTCGTGTAGTCCAAGTAAATGCTTCTTTAAGCGGATCTTATGAGAAAATTTTGGTTGTTTCTACTGACGGAAATTTATCTACAGATATACGACCATTGGTTGAGTTTACAGTGAGTGTGTTAGTTGAAGAACGTGGGAAAATAGAGCGAGGAAGAAGTGGGGGAGGTAGTCGTACTAATTATAATTTTTTCTTGAAAAAAGATGATTTTTTTGAAGAAATGAGAATTGATTATTGGACTAAAGAAGCTGTTCGTATAGCTCTATTAAATTTATCTTCAAAAGAAGCTCCATCTGGAACTTTTCCAGTTGTTTTAGGATCTGGATGGCCTGGTGTTTTATTGCATGAAGCTGTAGGACATGGTTTAGAAGGTGATTTTAATAGAAAAGGAACATCCGTGTTTACGAATATGATCGGAAAAAAAGTTGCTTCAGAATTGTGTACTATCATTGATGATGGAACAATAAAAAATCAACGCGGATCGTTAAACATTGATGATGAAGGAGTCGTTGGACAGTATAATGTATTAATTGAAAATGGGATTTTAAAAAAATACATGCAAGATAAACTTAACGCTCGTTTAATGGGTACGGAATCTACTGGTAATGGGCGTCGACAATCTTATTCCCACTTACCAATGCCAAGAATGACAAATACATATATGTTGGCTGGAACATCTAAAATAGAAGATATTATTAAAAGCATTGATTATGGAATATATGCTGTAAATTTTTCAGGTGGTCAAGTAGATATAACTTCTGGACAATTTGTTTTTTCAACATCAGAAGCTTTTTTAGTAAAACAAGGAAAAATTTTAACTCCTATTAAAAATACTACACTAATAGGATCTGGCCTAGAAGTTATGAAAAAAATATCCATGGTGGGTAATGATTTAAAAATGGATCAAGGTATGGGTATGTGCGGTAAAGAAGGTCAAAATATTCCAGTAGGTATAGGCCAGCCCTCTGTTAAAGTAGATCAATTAACTATAGGTGGAACTATTTAG
- the rpmA gene encoding 50S ribosomal protein L27: MAHKKAGGSTRNGRDSHAQRLGVKHFGGELVSAGSIIVRQRGTKFHPGKNTGCGKDHTIFAIVKGKIEFKKKGVKKRTYINIIN; this comes from the coding sequence ATGGCACATAAAAAAGCTGGTGGTTCCACGAGGAACGGAAGAGATTCTCATGCTCAACGATTAGGTGTAAAACATTTTGGTGGCGAATTAGTATCTGCAGGAAGTATTATTGTAAGGCAAAGAGGGACTAAATTTCACCCTGGAAAAAATACAGGTTGTGGAAAAGATCATACTATTTTTGCCATTGTTAAAGGAAAAATAGAATTTAAAAAAAAAGGAGTAAAAAAAAGAACATATATTAATATTATTAACTGA
- the ffh gene encoding signal recognition particle protein, protein MFSSLTERLSKSFRNIINRGRLTESNIKDTIREVRKALLEADVALSVIKTFINNVTKKSIGYEINKSLTPGQEFIKIVRNELILAMGEQNNDLNLSICPPAVILIVGLQGVGKTTTTAKIAKWIQDKYKKKILITSIDIYRAAAIKQLEILSNQINVSFYAPDTHQKPIHITEKAIKYAELKLYDILLIDTAGRMHIDEIMMNEIQEIQNFSKPIETLLIVDSMMGQDAVNMAKNFSKYLSISGIILTKTDSDARSGIALSMRYITKKPIKFIGTGEKIENLEMFQPERIADKILGMNKVVSIIKDIEEKINQSHVKDLTKKLKKGDDFNLNDFLIQIKEMRKIGGLNYFIDKLANNKAMHNHSLLNDEENNLNKIEAIIYSMTPKERNNPDIIKGSRKRRISLGSGTKIQDVNKLLKNFDNIRKIMKKIKNNGISKIIRNIKNILPTRF, encoded by the coding sequence ATGTTTAGTAGCTTGACTGAACGCCTCTCAAAAAGTTTTCGCAACATTATTAATAGAGGAAGGCTAACAGAAAGTAACATTAAAGATACAATAAGAGAAGTAAGAAAAGCACTACTAGAAGCTGATGTTGCATTATCAGTAATAAAAACATTTATAAATAATGTTACAAAAAAATCAATTGGTTACGAAATCAATAAAAGTCTTACTCCTGGTCAAGAATTTATAAAAATTGTACGAAATGAATTAATTTTAGCTATGGGCGAACAAAATAACGATTTAAATTTATCTATTTGCCCACCAGCAGTGATATTAATAGTCGGTTTGCAAGGAGTTGGCAAAACAACAACTACAGCGAAAATAGCTAAATGGATACAAGATAAATATAAAAAAAAAATACTCATAACATCTATTGATATTTATCGCGCCGCTGCAATCAAACAATTGGAAATTCTATCCAACCAAATTAATGTAAGCTTTTATGCACCTGATACTCATCAAAAACCAATTCATATAACAGAAAAAGCAATTAAATATGCTGAATTAAAATTGTACGATATTTTGTTAATAGATACAGCTGGACGTATGCATATTGATGAAATAATGATGAACGAAATACAAGAAATACAAAATTTTTCTAAACCTATCGAAACATTATTAATAGTTGATTCAATGATGGGTCAAGATGCAGTTAACATGGCAAAAAATTTCAGTAAATATTTATCTATATCAGGTATTATATTAACTAAAACTGATAGTGATGCTAGAAGTGGAATTGCATTATCAATGCGTTATATTACTAAAAAACCCATTAAATTTATAGGAACCGGGGAAAAAATAGAAAATTTAGAAATGTTTCAACCAGAACGTATAGCCGATAAAATTTTAGGAATGAACAAAGTTGTATCTATTATTAAAGATATTGAAGAAAAAATCAATCAATCTCATGTTAAAGATTTGACTAAAAAATTAAAAAAAGGTGATGATTTTAATTTAAATGATTTTTTAATTCAAATAAAAGAAATGAGGAAAATAGGGGGATTAAATTATTTTATAGATAAACTTGCCAACAATAAAGCAATGCATAATCATTCATTATTAAACGATGAGGAAAATAATTTAAATAAAATAGAAGCAATAATTTATTCAATGACACCCAAAGAAAGAAACAATCCAGATATCATAAAAGGCTCTCGTAAACGTAGAATTTCTTTAGGATCTGGAACTAAAATTCAAGATGTTAATAAATTATTAAAAAATTTTGACAATATAAGAAAAATTATGAAAAAAATTAAAAACAATGGAATTAGTAAAATTATACGAAATATCAAAAATATATTACCTACAAGGTTTTAA
- the trmD gene encoding tRNA (guanosine(37)-N1)-methyltransferase TrmD — protein MKKKDNQTLISFYIITIFPEMFTSISNYGVTGKAIQKKIIKLSLLNPRDFTKHKYKSVDDRPYGGGPGMLMTFQPLYLSIKHAKSLLQDATVIYLSPQGVKLNQSNIFQLIQKKKIIFVCGRYEGIDQRIIDSLIDEEWSIGDYILTGGELAAMVIIDSISRFIPGVIKTKKSLERESFYDNLLDYPNYTRPRKIYNMTVPEILLSGDHDKIRSWRLKKSIEITLEKRPDLLEKKTLQKEEKIILNAYKKNKK, from the coding sequence ATCAAAAAAAAAGATAATCAAACATTAATATCATTTTATATCATTACTATATTTCCAGAAATGTTTACTTCGATTTCAAATTATGGAGTAACTGGAAAAGCGATTCAAAAAAAAATTATTAAGCTTAGTTTATTAAATCCAAGAGATTTTACTAAACATAAATATAAATCTGTAGACGATCGTCCTTATGGAGGAGGACCAGGTATGTTAATGACTTTTCAACCATTATATTTATCAATTAAACATGCAAAATCCTTATTACAAGATGCAACAGTTATTTATTTATCTCCACAAGGAGTGAAATTAAATCAAAGCAATATTTTTCAGCTAATTCAAAAGAAAAAAATTATTTTTGTGTGCGGAAGATATGAAGGCATAGACCAGAGAATCATTGATTCTTTAATAGATGAAGAATGGTCAATAGGTGACTATATTTTAACTGGTGGAGAACTTGCGGCGATGGTGATCATAGATTCTATTTCCAGATTTATCCCTGGTGTGATTAAAACAAAAAAATCACTAGAAAGAGAATCTTTTTACGATAATTTACTCGATTATCCAAATTACACTAGACCAAGAAAGATTTACAATATGACAGTTCCAGAAATATTACTTTCTGGTGATCACGATAAAATTCGTTCATGGCGATTAAAAAAATCTATAGAAATTACTTTAGAAAAACGACCAGATCTATTAGAAAAAAAAACTTTACAAAAAGAAGAAAAAATTATTTTAAATGCATATAAAAAAAATAAAAAATAA
- the rimM gene encoding ribosome maturation factor RimM (Essential for efficient processing of 16S rRNA) has translation MNFFSFTEDKEKIFSYLPWFILKNKKWETIQLKSWKKYNNRFIIQINNVIDRSVASAWTNTDIFIDRVQLPKLKKNEYYWDDIIKCKVFSVKNKYLGIVIDLISNKYNDTILVKNKLKRNNKTIMIPFITEKVVKYIDIKNKIITVQWN, from the coding sequence ATAAATTTTTTTTCTTTTACAGAAGATAAAGAAAAAATATTTAGTTATCTTCCATGGTTTATTTTAAAAAATAAAAAATGGGAAACTATTCAATTAAAAAGTTGGAAAAAGTATAATAATCGTTTTATTATTCAAATTAATAACGTTATAGATAGATCAGTAGCGAGCGCATGGACTAATACTGATATTTTTATTGATCGAGTTCAACTGCCAAAACTTAAAAAAAACGAATATTATTGGGATGATATTATAAAATGTAAAGTGTTTAGTGTGAAAAATAAATATTTAGGCATAGTAATTGATTTAATAAGCAACAAATATAATGATACTATTCTTGTAAAAAATAAATTAAAAAGAAACAATAAAACAATCATGATTCCATTTATTACTGAAAAAGTAGTAAAATATATAGATATTAAAAATAAAATCATAACAGTTCAATGGAATTAA
- the rplS gene encoding 50S ribosomal protein L19 produces MTNIIKKIEEEQLKKNIPNFRPGDTLEVKVWVIEGAKKRLQSFEGVIIAIKNRSLNSSFTIRKFSNGEAVERVFQTHSYNIDDIIVKRKGLVRKAKLYYLRTRTGKSARIREKIK; encoded by the coding sequence ATGACAAATATAATCAAAAAAATAGAAGAAGAACAATTAAAAAAAAATATACCTAATTTCCGTCCTGGCGATACGCTAGAGGTAAAAGTATGGGTAATTGAAGGAGCTAAAAAACGCTTACAATCTTTCGAAGGTGTAATAATTGCAATAAAAAATCGATCTTTAAATTCATCTTTTACTATACGTAAATTTTCAAATGGAGAAGCGGTAGAACGAGTTTTTCAAACTCATTCTTATAACATTGATGATATTATTGTTAAAAGAAAAGGATTAGTCAGAAAAGCAAAATTGTATTATCTTAGAACACGCACTGGAAAATCTGCTAGAATTAGAGAAAAAATTAAGTAA